In Nitrospirota bacterium, one genomic interval encodes:
- the dnaN gene encoding DNA polymerase III subunit beta: MKLRIARDEMLMALQRVQGVVEKRNTMPQLSNILLEAKPEGVDVIATDLEIGMRALYKATVQEPGAITLSARKLFEILKELPDGEIELSVTENNWATIRSGKSQFKVVGLPSSEYPALPSIEREGLTPVTGAGLLELIRKTLFAVGDNDARYILNGLLVTLITSEKTTTLRLVGTDGHRLAMAEQETAAAGGKDAAKDGPKEIKAIIPKKAAHEMKRLLEEGDGEPLIGFTKNLMVFRKSGLLLTSRLMEGNYPNYQQVIPKEKDQDKKVSVARTELEGALRRVAVLSRDKTNAVKVTLSVGKMTLYTSNPDFGEATEELAAQYKGETLTTGFNARYLLDVLAVMDGDAISMQMDNPLSPCLIREPGNAGFTCVVMPIKV; encoded by the coding sequence ATGAAGCTACGAATCGCGCGCGACGAAATGTTGATGGCCCTGCAGCGGGTCCAGGGCGTGGTGGAGAAGCGCAACACCATGCCGCAACTCTCCAACATCCTGCTGGAGGCCAAGCCGGAGGGGGTGGACGTCATCGCCACCGATTTGGAAATCGGCATGCGGGCCCTCTACAAGGCCACGGTGCAGGAGCCGGGCGCGATCACCCTGTCGGCCCGCAAGCTCTTCGAGATTCTCAAGGAGCTGCCCGACGGCGAAATCGAACTGAGCGTCACGGAGAACAACTGGGCGACCATCCGCTCCGGCAAGAGCCAGTTCAAGGTCGTCGGGCTGCCCAGCAGCGAATACCCGGCCCTCCCCTCGATCGAACGCGAGGGGCTCACGCCGGTGACGGGCGCGGGGCTCCTCGAGCTGATCCGCAAGACTCTCTTCGCGGTGGGCGACAACGACGCCCGCTACATTTTAAACGGGCTCCTGGTCACGCTCATCACCTCGGAGAAGACGACGACGCTTCGCCTGGTCGGCACGGACGGCCACCGCTTGGCGATGGCCGAGCAGGAGACGGCGGCGGCCGGCGGCAAGGACGCGGCCAAAGACGGCCCGAAGGAAATCAAAGCCATCATCCCCAAGAAGGCGGCCCATGAAATGAAGCGACTGCTGGAAGAGGGGGACGGCGAGCCGCTCATCGGCTTCACCAAAAACCTCATGGTCTTCCGCAAGAGCGGGCTCCTGCTGACCTCCCGCCTGATGGAGGGCAATTACCCGAACTACCAGCAGGTGATTCCCAAGGAAAAAGACCAGGACAAGAAAGTCAGCGTGGCCCGGACCGAGCTGGAAGGGGCCTTGCGCCGGGTCGCGGTCCTCTCCCGCGACAAGACCAACGCGGTGAAGGTGACCCTTTCGGTGGGCAAGATGACGCTCTACACCAGCAACCCGGATTTTGGCGAAGCGACCGAGGAGTTGGCCGCGCAGTACAAGGGCGAGACCCTCACGACCGGCTTCAACGCCCGGTACCTGCTGGACGTGCTGGCGGTGATGGACGGAGACGCGATCTCCATGCAGATGGACAACCCGCTGAGTCCCTGCCTGATCCGCGAACCGGGCAACGCGGGCTTCACCTGCGTGGTGATGCCGATCAAGGTTTGA
- the dnaA gene encoding chromosomal replication initiator protein DnaA: MSGSTVWESALAYIESRVSKMDFDTWFTPMRLLSIDDVGARIEVPNKFFGERVEKSHPGLLAEALAEARGGAKADVVFVPTEKQARSPGGTGPSAGTKTSPAGRTRRANPLNPKYTFKTFVVGASNQFAHAASMAVADRPAEAYNPLFIYGGVGLGKTHLLNAIGNHVAEKADVRIAYVTTEQFTNEVINSIRYDKMMDLRKKYRNIDMLLVDDVQFLAGKERTQEEFFHTFNTLYEAHKQIVLSSDRFPKEMPDMEERLRSRFEWGLIADLQPPDVETRIAILRKKSDDEGIGLPEDVVQFLAANMKSNIRELEGSLVRLGAYCSLTGQAITMDMAKTVLRDIIGEKKKIIAMDDIEEAVANRFHVKIAELKSRRRSKTLVYPRQIAMYLCREMTDSSFPEIGRHFGGKDHTTIIHACKQIAKAKEADGTLRATLESLKEQITKG, translated from the coding sequence ATGTCCGGTAGTACGGTATGGGAATCAGCTCTGGCTTATATCGAGTCCAGAGTCTCGAAGATGGACTTCGACACTTGGTTCACACCAATGCGCCTGTTGAGCATTGATGATGTGGGGGCGAGGATTGAGGTCCCGAACAAGTTCTTTGGTGAACGGGTCGAAAAATCGCACCCGGGACTCCTGGCTGAGGCGCTCGCGGAGGCCCGAGGGGGAGCGAAAGCCGATGTGGTGTTTGTACCGACGGAGAAGCAGGCGAGATCCCCGGGGGGAACCGGTCCGTCGGCGGGGACGAAGACCTCACCTGCCGGACGAACCAGGCGCGCGAATCCTCTCAATCCCAAGTACACCTTTAAAACCTTCGTCGTCGGAGCCAGCAACCAGTTTGCCCACGCCGCCAGCATGGCTGTGGCGGACCGCCCGGCGGAAGCCTATAACCCCCTGTTTATTTACGGCGGGGTCGGGCTCGGAAAGACGCACCTCTTGAACGCGATCGGGAACCACGTCGCCGAAAAGGCCGATGTGAGGATCGCATATGTGACGACGGAACAGTTCACGAACGAGGTCATCAACTCGATCCGTTACGACAAGATGATGGACCTTCGCAAGAAGTACCGGAACATCGACATGCTGCTGGTGGACGACGTGCAGTTCCTGGCCGGAAAAGAGCGGACCCAGGAGGAGTTCTTTCACACCTTCAACACGCTCTACGAGGCCCACAAGCAGATCGTCCTGTCCAGCGACCGGTTCCCGAAGGAAATGCCGGACATGGAGGAGCGGCTGCGCTCCCGCTTCGAGTGGGGCCTGATCGCGGACCTCCAGCCGCCGGATGTGGAAACGCGCATCGCGATCCTGCGCAAGAAGTCGGACGACGAAGGCATCGGGCTTCCCGAGGACGTGGTGCAGTTCCTGGCCGCGAACATGAAAAGCAACATCCGGGAACTGGAAGGCTCCCTTGTCCGCCTGGGGGCCTACTGTTCGTTGACCGGCCAGGCCATTACGATGGACATGGCCAAGACGGTCTTGCGCGACATCATCGGCGAGAAGAAGAAGATCATCGCGATGGACGACATCGAGGAGGCCGTGGCGAACCGCTTCCATGTGAAGATCGCCGAGCTGAAGAGCCGACGGCGGAGCAAGACGCTGGTCTACCCGCGGCAGATCGCCATGTACCTCTGCCGCGAAATGACGGACTCCTCGTTCCCGGAGATCGGCCGGCACTTCGGGGGCAAGGACCACACGACGATCATCCACGCCTGCAAGCAGATCGCCAAGGCCAAGGAAGCGGACGGCACGTTACGGGCCACGCTGGAAAGCTTGAAGGAGCAGATCACCAAGGGCTAG
- a CDS encoding histidine--tRNA ligase, whose amino-acid sequence MIRGIKGVKDTLPDEMPRWQVIEGAARRFSHLYGFREIRVPVFEVTELFARSIGASTDIVEKEMYTFQDRDGSSLTLRPEATAGVVRAYIEHNLTAAPTAQKFYYLGPMFRHERPQAGRLRQFHQYGVESFGSAAPQADVEVISLLWRFLSSLGLPGLTLELNSLGEAGDRPAYKAALVAFLKPLEDKLCQNCRRRIETNPLRVLDCKVPACRTATDSAPKLTDHLSPFARQHFETVRATLDGLRIPYLLNPRLVRGLDYYTLTTFEVTTTHLGAQNAVGAGGRYDGLVEVLGGPKTPAVGFAVGLERVSLMLPEGSLPAAAKTVFVAGFGSQGLEAGVRLLDELRFLGVPADTDFRASSLKALLRQADRLQASYCAILGDDEVGKGSLILRDMQTKEQQLIPLGKAAPTIASLFLKPQ is encoded by the coding sequence ATGATTCGCGGGATCAAAGGCGTCAAGGACACCCTGCCGGACGAGATGCCCCGCTGGCAGGTGATCGAGGGAGCGGCCCGCCGGTTTTCCCACCTGTACGGCTTCCGTGAAATCCGCGTGCCGGTCTTCGAGGTGACCGAGCTGTTCGCCCGGAGCATCGGAGCCAGCACGGATATCGTCGAAAAAGAGATGTACACGTTCCAGGACCGGGACGGCTCCTCGCTCACCTTGCGGCCGGAAGCCACGGCCGGCGTGGTGCGCGCCTACATCGAACACAATCTGACCGCCGCCCCCACCGCACAGAAGTTCTATTACCTCGGCCCGATGTTCCGCCATGAGCGGCCGCAGGCCGGACGCTTGCGCCAATTCCATCAATACGGGGTCGAGTCCTTCGGCAGTGCCGCGCCCCAGGCGGACGTCGAGGTCATTTCGCTCCTCTGGCGGTTCCTCTCCAGCTTGGGCCTGCCCGGCCTCACGCTCGAACTCAACAGCCTCGGCGAGGCCGGCGACCGGCCCGCATACAAAGCGGCGCTCGTTGCGTTTCTGAAGCCGCTGGAGGACAAGCTCTGCCAGAATTGCCGGCGCCGGATCGAGACCAACCCGCTGCGGGTGCTCGACTGTAAGGTGCCCGCCTGCAGGACGGCCACCGATTCGGCCCCGAAGCTGACGGACCATCTCTCACCCTTCGCACGGCAACACTTCGAGACAGTGCGGGCCACCCTCGATGGCTTGCGCATTCCCTATCTGCTGAACCCTCGGCTCGTGCGCGGGCTCGACTATTACACCCTCACGACGTTCGAGGTGACCACCACGCACCTGGGCGCGCAGAACGCGGTCGGGGCCGGAGGGCGGTATGACGGCCTTGTGGAGGTGTTGGGGGGTCCCAAAACCCCTGCGGTCGGGTTCGCGGTCGGCCTCGAGCGGGTCTCGCTGATGCTTCCGGAGGGGTCACTCCCCGCGGCGGCCAAGACGGTCTTTGTCGCCGGGTTCGGATCTCAAGGACTGGAGGCCGGTGTCAGGCTCCTGGACGAGCTGCGCTTCCTGGGTGTCCCAGCCGATACGGATTTTCGAGCCTCTTCGCTAAAAGCGCTCTTGCGGCAAGCCGACCGCCTCCAGGCTTCTTATTGTGCGATTCTCGGCGATGATGAAGTGGGCAAGGGATCTCTGATCCTTCGCGATATGCAGACCAAGGAACAACAGTTGATCCCGCTCGGAAAGGCTGCCCCTACAATCGCGTCCCTCTTCCTGAAACCACAGTAA